From Streptomyces sp. CMB-StM0423, a single genomic window includes:
- a CDS encoding GTP-binding protein: MDFASSSGVAGSSPARATTSAKIVVAGGFGVGKTTFVGSVSEINPLRTEAVMTSASAGIDDLSQVSGKTTTTVAMDFGRITLDQDLILYLFGTPGQDRFWFMWDDLVRGAIGAVVLVDTRRLADCFPAVDYFENSGLPFVIALNGFDGHQPYSPDEVREALQIGPETPILRTDARQRSESKSTLITLVEHALMARLR, from the coding sequence GTGGACTTCGCAAGCTCTAGTGGTGTGGCCGGTTCTTCTCCGGCTCGTGCGACCACGTCGGCGAAGATCGTGGTGGCGGGTGGTTTCGGGGTGGGGAAGACCACGTTCGTCGGTTCGGTGTCGGAGATCAATCCGTTGCGTACCGAGGCGGTGATGACGTCGGCGTCTGCGGGGATCGATGATCTGTCGCAGGTGTCGGGGAAGACCACGACGACGGTGGCGATGGATTTTGGTCGTATCACGTTGGATCAGGATTTGATCCTGTATCTGTTTGGGACGCCTGGTCAGGATCGTTTTTGGTTCATGTGGGACGATCTGGTGCGTGGTGCCATCGGTGCGGTGGTGTTGGTGGATACGCGGCGGTTGGCGGATTGTTTCCCTGCGGTGGATTATTTCGAGAACTCGGGGTTGCCGTTCGTGATCGCGTTGAACGGGTTCGACGGTCATCAGCCGTACTCGCCGGACGAGGTGCGTGAGGCGCTGCAGATCGGGCCGGAGACACCGATCCTGAGGACCGACGCCCGGCAGCGCTCCGAGTCCAAGTCGACCTTGATCACGCTGGTCGAGCACGCGCTGATGGCCCGGCTCCGCTGA
- a CDS encoding DUF742 domain-containing protein, which produces MPPQHGMPPQHGAPGVPYAAPGVPPSPGQPQYPSPSPYGGGPAQHRGSPAPQPAAAARGAARAARSPQSRLVRPYAVTGGRTRPRYQLAIEALVQTTADPSRLTSQLPEHQRICRLCYELKSVAEVSALLTLPLGVARILVADLAEAGLVTIHQPGGGEAAGGQPDVTLLERVLSGLRKL; this is translated from the coding sequence ATGCCGCCGCAGCACGGGATGCCCCCGCAGCACGGCGCTCCGGGCGTACCGTACGCCGCCCCCGGCGTGCCCCCGTCCCCGGGGCAGCCGCAGTACCCGTCCCCGTCTCCGTACGGCGGCGGCCCGGCGCAGCACCGGGGCAGTCCCGCGCCGCAGCCCGCGGCCGCGGCCCGCGGCGCCGCCCGCGCGGCCCGCAGCCCGCAGTCGCGGCTGGTGCGCCCGTACGCGGTGACCGGCGGCCGGACCCGGCCGCGTTACCAGCTCGCCATCGAGGCATTGGTGCAGACCACTGCCGACCCCTCCCGCCTCACTTCCCAGCTCCCCGAGCACCAGCGCATCTGCCGACTGTGCTATGAACTCAAGTCGGTCGCGGAGGTCTCCGCGTTGCTGACCCTCCCGCTGGGCGTCGCGCGCATCCTCGTGGCCGACCTCGCGGAAGCCGGCCTGGTCACGATCCACCAGCCGGGCGGCGGCGAAGCCGCGGGGGGCCAGCCAGATGTGACTTTGCTCGAAAGGGTGCTCAGTGGACTTCGCAAGCTCTAG
- a CDS encoding GTP-binding protein: MDFASSSGVAGSSPARATTSAKIVVAGGFGVGKTTFVGSVSEINPLRTEAVMTSASAGIDDLSQVSGKTTTTVAMDFGRITLDQDLILYLFGTPGQDRFWFMWDDLVRGAIGAVVLVDTRRLADCFPAVDYFENSGLPFVIALNGFDGHQPYSPDEVREALQIGPETPILRTDARQRSESKSTLITLVEHALMARLR, from the coding sequence GTGGACTTCGCAAGCTCTAGTGGTGTGGCCGGTTCTTCTCCGGCTCGTGCGACCACGTCGGCGAAGATCGTGGTGGCGGGTGGTTTCGGGGTGGGGAAGACCACGTTCGTCGGTTCGGTGTCGGAGATCAATCCGTTGCGTACCGAGGCGGTGATGACGTCGGCGTCTGCGGGGATCGATGATCTGTCGCAGGTGTCGGGGAAGACCACGACGACGGTGGCGATGGATTTTGGTCGTATCACGTTGGATCAGGATTTGATCCTGTATCTGTTTGGGACGCCTGGTCAGGATCGTTTTTGGTTCATGTGGGACGATCTGGTGCGTGGTGCCATCGGTGCGGTGGTGTTGGTGGATACGCGGCGGTTGGCGGATTGTTTCCCTGCGGTGGATTATTTCGAGAACTCGGGGTTGCCGTTCGTGATCGCGTTGAACGGGTTCGACGGTCATCAGCCGTACTCGCCGGACGAGGTGCGTGAGGCGCTGCAGATCGGGCCGGAGACGCCGATCCTGAGGACGGACGCCCGGCAGCGCTCCGAGTCCAAGTCCACGCTGATCACGCTGGTCGAGCACGCCCTCATGGCCCGGCTCCGCTAA
- a CDS encoding roadblock/LC7 domain-containing protein, with the protein MSQAAQNLNWLITNFVDNTPGVSHTVVVSADGLLLAMSDGFPRDRADQLAAVASGLTSLTAGASRIFEGGYVNQTVVEMERGFLFIMSISDGSALAVLAHPECDIGLVGYEMALLVDRAGAVLTPDLRAELQGSLLN; encoded by the coding sequence ATGAGCCAGGCGGCGCAGAACCTGAACTGGTTGATCACCAATTTCGTGGACAACACCCCGGGGGTGTCGCACACGGTGGTGGTCTCCGCCGACGGACTCCTCCTCGCGATGTCCGACGGCTTCCCCCGCGACCGTGCCGACCAACTGGCGGCGGTGGCATCCGGACTGACGTCGCTGACGGCCGGCGCCTCGCGGATCTTCGAGGGCGGCTACGTCAACCAGACGGTGGTGGAGATGGAGCGCGGCTTCCTCTTCATCATGTCGATCTCCGACGGCTCGGCCCTCGCCGTGCTGGCGCACCCGGAGTGCGACATCGGTCTGGTGGGCTACGAGATGGCTCTGCTGGTCGACCGGGCGGGCGCCGTGCTCACCCCCGACCTGCGCGCGGAGCTGCAAGGCAGCCTGCTGAACTAG
- a CDS encoding sensor histidine kinase, whose amino-acid sequence MATRLNAILLIPVLVAIVFAGFQVNNSVDTWQEAQDAENTAKVAKAAGDYAERLMAERDVSVQPLLHGDREASRVTEARKATDAAAAEFDRQVEDMPDKPGLQRRLDAFRDQEKNLEPMRQAAFTPQAAGTDTHLGYAQMYRPLMTFANEVGLGTSNITTYGRAMYAISLAKSSASLVRSIGTELLVSPPEKAEVLAAEKTALASFAYLEPIALDEFRTGSTAADNRMLKDALADQEEEAKQRLAEAQREAEGGGGEFTAPPEPAAMLAGVASIGGDVTPADLADQGITPQTWYAATSVPIAAYRTVEIEFADRAVADAHEIVESAKRDTVVGAAIAVGALLIGFVIAAMMARSMGRSMRLLRNSAFGIAEQRLPMLVDQLSRTDPGRVDTRVQPIPLHSRDEIGEVARAFDQVHREAVRLAAEQALLRGNLNAIFTNLSRRNQGLIERQLELISGLEDHEADPEQLENLFHMDHLATRMRRNGENLLVLAGEDTGRHMDEAIPLVDVLRAATSEVESYERIELEGVPDSEIHGSAVTDLVHLLAELLENATTFSSPHTKVRVTATRLPDRRVMVEIHDKGIGLTAEDFADINHRLANPPTVDVAISQRMGLFVVGRLADRHGIRVQLRPSGEQSGTTSLVMLPEAIAFGGATEAPEQHDEFTVSRIVADRPSFQPAGNGFGGGRPRSAAELGFDDSPYPQVEPPRPAMPALGGQEGVFDPIQRSLLREERRAALEAAAQDRTPGFHDPEAEAAGTDAFTPGGISPEPAYDTYGQVEPGPASNHWTGQGAYDSPAVPEAESTAQLGTGRGGFGFGEPEPAPADDEWRSANDERWERAEQVREPKAGGVTPAGLPRRVPRQNLVEGTAEQAPLGGPQVSRAPEDVRGRLSNLRRGVQQGRERGPQRNDGPGMGPGTYDQER is encoded by the coding sequence GTGGCGACCCGGCTCAACGCGATCCTGCTGATCCCGGTGCTCGTGGCCATCGTCTTCGCGGGCTTCCAGGTGAACAACTCCGTCGACACCTGGCAGGAGGCCCAGGACGCGGAGAACACCGCCAAGGTCGCCAAGGCCGCCGGCGACTACGCAGAGCGTCTCATGGCCGAGCGCGACGTCTCCGTCCAGCCCCTGCTGCACGGCGACCGCGAGGCGAGCCGGGTGACGGAGGCGCGCAAGGCCACCGACGCCGCCGCCGCCGAGTTCGACCGGCAGGTCGAGGACATGCCGGACAAGCCGGGACTGCAGCGCCGGCTGGACGCCTTCCGGGACCAGGAGAAGAACCTGGAGCCGATGCGCCAGGCGGCGTTCACGCCCCAGGCGGCCGGCACCGACACCCACCTCGGGTACGCGCAGATGTACCGCCCGCTGATGACCTTCGCCAACGAGGTCGGCCTGGGCACCAGCAACATCACCACCTACGGCCGTGCGATGTACGCGATCTCGCTGGCCAAGTCCTCCGCCTCGCTGGTCCGCTCCATCGGCACCGAGCTGCTCGTCAGCCCGCCGGAGAAGGCCGAGGTGCTGGCCGCGGAGAAGACCGCGCTCGCCTCCTTCGCCTATCTGGAGCCCATCGCCCTCGACGAGTTCAGGACCGGCAGCACCGCCGCCGACAACCGCATGCTCAAGGACGCGCTGGCCGACCAGGAGGAAGAGGCCAAGCAGCGGCTCGCCGAGGCGCAGCGCGAGGCCGAGGGGGGCGGCGGCGAGTTCACCGCGCCGCCGGAGCCCGCCGCGATGCTCGCCGGCGTCGCGAGCATCGGCGGGGACGTCACGCCCGCGGACCTCGCCGACCAGGGCATCACCCCGCAGACGTGGTACGCGGCCACGAGCGTGCCCATCGCCGCGTACCGCACCGTCGAGATCGAGTTCGCCGACCGCGCCGTGGCCGACGCCCACGAGATCGTCGAGTCCGCCAAGCGCGACACCGTCGTCGGCGCCGCCATCGCGGTCGGCGCGCTGCTCATCGGCTTCGTCATCGCCGCGATGATGGCCCGCTCCATGGGCCGCAGCATGCGGCTGCTGCGCAACTCCGCCTTCGGTATCGCCGAACAGCGGCTGCCGATGCTGGTCGACCAGCTCTCCCGCACCGACCCCGGCCGGGTGGACACCCGCGTGCAGCCGATCCCGCTGCACAGCAGGGACGAGATCGGCGAGGTCGCCCGCGCCTTCGACCAGGTGCACCGCGAGGCGGTCCGGCTGGCCGCCGAGCAGGCGCTGCTGCGGGGCAATCTCAACGCGATCTTCACCAACCTCTCCCGGCGCAACCAGGGCCTCATCGAGCGCCAGCTCGAGCTGATCTCCGGCCTGGAGGACCACGAGGCGGACCCGGAGCAGTTGGAGAACCTGTTCCACATGGACCACCTCGCCACCCGCATGCGCCGCAACGGCGAGAACCTGCTGGTGCTCGCGGGCGAGGACACCGGCCGGCACATGGACGAGGCGATCCCGCTCGTCGACGTGCTACGCGCGGCGACCTCGGAGGTCGAGTCGTACGAGCGCATCGAGCTGGAGGGCGTGCCCGACAGCGAGATCCACGGCAGCGCCGTCACCGACCTCGTGCACCTCCTCGCCGAGCTGCTGGAGAACGCCACCACGTTCTCCTCGCCGCACACCAAGGTCCGGGTCACCGCCACCCGGCTCCCGGACCGCCGGGTGATGGTCGAGATCCACGACAAGGGCATCGGCCTGACCGCCGAGGACTTCGCGGACATCAACCACCGGCTCGCCAACCCGCCCACCGTGGACGTCGCGATCTCGCAGCGCATGGGCCTGTTCGTGGTCGGCAGGCTCGCCGACCGGCACGGCATCCGCGTGCAGTTGCGCCCGTCCGGCGAGCAGTCGGGCACCACCTCGCTGGTGATGCTCCCGGAGGCCATCGCCTTCGGCGGCGCCACCGAGGCGCCCGAGCAGCACGACGAGTTCACCGTCTCCCGGATCGTCGCCGACCGCCCGTCCTTCCAGCCCGCCGGGAACGGCTTCGGCGGCGGCCGGCCGCGCAGTGCGGCCGAGCTGGGCTTCGACGACTCCCCGTATCCGCAGGTCGAGCCGCCCCGTCCGGCCATGCCGGCGCTCGGCGGGCAGGAGGGGGTCTTCGACCCCATCCAGCGCTCGCTGCTGCGCGAGGAGCGCAGGGCCGCGCTGGAAGCGGCGGCGCAGGACCGTACGCCCGGCTTCCACGACCCGGAAGCGGAGGCCGCCGGTACGGATGCCTTCACGCCCGGGGGTATCTCGCCGGAGCCCGCGTACGATACCTACGGCCAAGTAGAGCCCGGCCCCGCGTCGAACCACTGGACGGGGCAGGGCGCGTACGACAGCCCGGCAGTACCGGAAGCGGAATCTACGGCACAGCTCGGCACCGGCCGCGGGGGCTTCGGCTTCGGCGAACCGGAGCCGGCGCCGGCCGACGACGAGTGGAGGTCGGCGAACGACGAACGCTGGGAGCGCGCCGAGCAGGTGCGCGAACCGAAGGCGGGCGGGGTCACCCCCGCGGGCCTTCCCCGGCGGGTGCCCCGCCAGAATCTGGTGGAGGGCACCGCGGAGCAGGCGCCGCTGGGAGGCCCACAGGTCTCCCGGGCCCCGGAGGACGTACGCGGCAGGCTGAGCAATCTGCGCCGCGGCGTCCAGCAGGGCCGCGAGCGGGGGCCGCAGCGGAACGACGGACCGGGCATGGGCCCCGGCACATACGATCAGGAGCGTTAG
- a CDS encoding IclR family transcriptional regulator, which produces MDNSSGVGVLDKAAVVLSALESGPATLAGLVSATGLARPTAHRLAVALEHHRMVARDMQGRFILGPRLAELAAAAGEDRLLAAAGPVLTHLRDVTGESAQLYRRQGDMRICVAAAERLSGLRDTVPVGSTLPMKAGSAAQVLLAWEEPERLHRGLQGARFTATALSGVRRRAWAQSVGEREPGVASVSAPVRGPSNRVVAAVSVSGPIERLTRHPGRMHAQAVVDAAARLTDALRRTG; this is translated from the coding sequence ATGGACAACTCTAGCGGCGTCGGCGTACTCGACAAGGCGGCTGTGGTACTGAGCGCGCTGGAGTCCGGTCCGGCCACCCTCGCCGGGCTGGTCTCCGCGACCGGTCTCGCCCGCCCCACGGCCCACCGCCTCGCGGTGGCGCTGGAACACCACCGGATGGTGGCGCGGGACATGCAGGGCAGGTTCATCCTCGGCCCCCGGCTCGCCGAGCTGGCGGCGGCGGCCGGCGAGGACCGGCTGCTGGCCGCGGCCGGCCCGGTGCTCACGCATCTGCGGGACGTCACGGGCGAGAGCGCCCAGCTCTACCGGCGCCAGGGCGACATGCGCATCTGCGTCGCGGCCGCCGAGCGGCTCTCGGGGCTGCGTGACACCGTCCCGGTGGGGTCCACGCTGCCGATGAAGGCCGGCTCCGCGGCGCAGGTGCTGCTCGCCTGGGAGGAGCCCGAGCGGCTGCACCGGGGGCTGCAGGGCGCCCGGTTCACGGCCACGGCGCTGTCGGGCGTACGGCGCCGGGCGTGGGCCCAGTCCGTCGGGGAGCGGGAGCCGGGGGTGGCGTCCGTCTCCGCGCCCGTACGCGGCCCGTCGAACCGCGTGGTGGCCGCCGTCTCGGTCTCCGGCCCGATCGAGCGGCTGACCCGGCACCCGGGGCGGATGCACGCCCAGGCCGTCGTGGACGCCGCCGCGCGGCTCACGGACGCGCTGCGCAGGACGGGCTGA
- the leuC gene encoding 3-isopropylmalate dehydratase large subunit has translation MGRTLAEKVWDDHVVRRAEGEPDLLFIDLHLLHEVTSPQAFDGLRKAGRPVRRTDLTIATEDHNTPTLDIDKPIADPVSRTQLETLRKNCADFGVRLHPLGDVEQGVVHVVGPQLGLTQPGTTVVCGDSHTSTHGAFGALAFGIGTSQVEHVLATQTLPMAPFRTMAVTVNGELPDGVTAKDLILAIIARIGTGGGQGYVIEYRGEAVEKLSMEARMTVCNMSIEAGARAGMVAPDETTFAYLKGRPHAPEGSGWDAAVEYWRTLRTDDDAVFDREVVVEAAELAPFVTWGTNPGQGAPLSAQVPDPASFGDASERQAAEKALEYMGLTAGQPLREIAVDTVFVGSCTNGRIEDLRSAAEVVNGRQVADGVRMLVVPGSVRVALQAVEEGLDKVFTAAGAEWRHAGCSMCLGMNPDQLAPGERSASTSNRNFEGRQGKGGRTHLVSPQVAAATAVTGRLSSPADLITAEV, from the coding sequence ATGGGAAGGACACTCGCGGAGAAGGTCTGGGACGACCATGTCGTCCGGCGCGCGGAGGGCGAGCCCGACCTTCTCTTCATCGATCTCCACCTGCTGCACGAGGTGACCAGCCCGCAGGCGTTCGACGGCCTGCGCAAGGCGGGCCGGCCGGTGCGCAGGACCGACCTCACCATCGCCACCGAGGACCACAACACCCCCACCCTCGACATCGACAAGCCCATCGCCGACCCGGTCTCGCGTACGCAACTGGAGACCCTGCGCAAGAACTGCGCCGACTTCGGCGTCCGGCTGCACCCGCTCGGCGACGTCGAGCAGGGCGTCGTGCACGTCGTCGGCCCGCAGCTCGGGCTCACCCAGCCGGGCACCACCGTGGTCTGCGGCGACAGCCACACCTCCACGCACGGCGCGTTCGGCGCGCTGGCGTTCGGCATCGGCACCAGCCAGGTCGAGCACGTGCTCGCCACCCAGACGCTGCCGATGGCCCCGTTCAGGACCATGGCCGTGACCGTCAACGGCGAGCTGCCCGACGGCGTCACCGCCAAGGACCTGATCCTCGCCATCATCGCCCGCATCGGCACCGGCGGCGGGCAGGGCTACGTGATCGAGTACCGCGGCGAGGCCGTCGAGAAGCTCTCGATGGAGGCGCGGATGACGGTCTGCAACATGTCCATCGAGGCCGGCGCGCGCGCCGGGATGGTCGCGCCGGACGAGACGACGTTCGCGTACCTCAAGGGCCGCCCGCACGCCCCGGAGGGCTCCGGCTGGGACGCGGCCGTCGAGTACTGGCGCACGCTGCGCACCGACGACGACGCGGTCTTCGACCGGGAGGTCGTCGTCGAGGCCGCCGAGCTGGCCCCGTTCGTCACCTGGGGCACCAACCCCGGGCAGGGCGCGCCGCTGTCGGCGCAGGTGCCCGACCCGGCGTCGTTCGGCGACGCCAGCGAGCGGCAGGCGGCGGAGAAGGCGCTGGAGTACATGGGCCTGACCGCGGGGCAGCCGCTGCGCGAGATCGCGGTCGACACCGTGTTCGTCGGCTCCTGCACCAACGGCCGGATCGAGGACCTGCGCTCCGCCGCCGAGGTGGTGAACGGCCGGCAGGTCGCCGACGGCGTACGGATGCTGGTCGTGCCCGGTTCCGTACGGGTCGCGCTGCAGGCCGTCGAGGAAGGGCTCGACAAGGTGTTCACCGCCGCCGGGGCCGAATGGCGGCACGCCGGTTGCTCGATGTGCCTGGGTATGAACCCCGACCAGCTCGCCCCCGGCGAGCGCTCGGCGTCCACCTCCAACCGCAACTTCGAGGGCAGGCAGGGCAAGGGCGGCCGTACGCACCTGGTCTCCCCGCAGGTCGCCGCGGCCACCGCCGTGACCGGCCGGCTGTCCTCCCCGGCCGACCTGATCACCGCGGAGGTCTGA